The following are encoded together in the Oncorhynchus gorbuscha isolate QuinsamMale2020 ecotype Even-year linkage group LG03, OgorEven_v1.0, whole genome shotgun sequence genome:
- the prdm2a gene encoding PR domain zinc finger protein 2: MEDSHTLYISELGNDDNLEEEMEDKELEETHCSLYLMSMETDELADSNTSCQKPEAKGCDLKPDLGSVSHSATPELPEDPDHDPDVELQDSFPCQFCERNFTSKQGLERHIHIHTLANHHTHIFKCKYCSKSFGSKIGRRRHERRHENAKARPGSLIKPVEPPSSALQRNGPECVSSPSSSSASVLADREQVSTSDEHGELQGGHTCKYCKKVFSTHTNMRRHQRRIHERHLRLKGKEAPLLQEAKHLKLPPIKSQQDTNKASPVAVLEIESDQEEQYMLDISGNISENLSFYIDGKIVSTSTVSGCEVVEVNSGSATLVGLNAVIINPAQISQALKVETATHTGKGIPGQPLTKRRTATPPLLPQIKTELESEVLSSSSSSIVSSLIESLIPQNTESTILHRERTVYLSPKLKQLLQMQDCLKPSFALITEGQKLCSPLSLTVLPAGLGRFKRRTGSPPNSPQQSPMSNVESTTTDVGVSIAVNAPTSESQCSSPACSLSSNDESEISNSPPVNDAITTRVLPEGWSPMSGGCSCNQQPLDLSNAVKKSEDEALREAVLDLSVHRKSADSEVKRILVPQPLNKKRKPNTSMLEKVLMNEYANLEVAAEQELSILENHDAPLVTDFAIVTASDMSPATEGEVFGLTFPSAALSPSPSSLASVPRQSISPCTIALASPSPHPILPTAPSLITVLAPPTSSSSNSTNQPILQVLASKISPNPLIICTEDSLNSAECEWRAALPDWATSNSASQLAISKPLDPTLNLQGHVFLTDHTLNQIALNTTTVESNIGFEVPTCSPALTLNDSIINSFDITSNTVLIECTVALETPENLVPTTIDFQENNFESTAPAQIVINQQQPLSLPHETVDPSILVSSLEQSVTLSTLSAVISECPTRQESISSPVPSIIKTESNQKAVSEDISICPSKTPPHSEGTSQVEESSNETLSKLQETFTKEFICNVCDKLFHSMKELGHHVSEHSDEWPYKCEFCVLLFGKPTALLDHRSTLHGVGKSYVCCACTKEFAYLCNLKHHQKELHPGQECKYTEEENGKLRPQNYNNATKGSTEALSYCAMAESNKPVIKDEGELDDATEELFTTIKIMASEGGKPKGLDVCLGINQHYPSFKPPPFPYHNRTPVGSVASATNFTTHNIPQTFSTAIRCTKCGKSFDNMPELHKHILACANASDKRRYTPNKNPIPLRHFAKAQNGVLSSTNSTNGQNALHTASQTNRPKLNQEPPAKLKLNALNKRKKQLVQRAISQRSKSTSLTKRTSSLVDEQEIYVCPHCIREFTYRRSRTKHMAVCPRKPAAKEAKKRKDGSISYTKENNGHLHREVLHLEEKSDHEQKSRAHSSSPTKRTAILPAHKVLSNKKSKAIIAMASVQTPQEAPKLTALSLVHPFNSRQRQGSRMHHGVKEIRSNITMVKSHQQPPQVDEHPCSQSGRVRGPVTRSLQQIVVIDSAKEEQLTSQEPPGDLQDPSI; encoded by the exons ATGGAAGACTCTCACACTTTATACATCTCAGAGTTGGGAAACGATGACAAtttagaggaggagatggaggataaGGAGCTTGAGGAAACTCACTGCAGTCTTTATTTAATGTCCATGGAAACGGATGAGCTGGCAGATTCAAACACAAGTTGCCAAAAACCTGAGGCCAAAGGCTGTGACCTGAAGCCGGATTTAGGATCGGTCTCCCATTCAGCAACCCCTGAGCTCCCAGAGGATCCTGACCATGACCCTGATGTAGAGCTCCAGGACTCATTTCCCTGTCAATTCTGTGAAAGAAATTTTACCAGCAAGCAAGGCTTAGAACGTCACATACACATCCACACCTTAGCtaaccaccacacacacatatttaagTGTAAGTACTGCAGCAAGTCCTTTGGCTCAAAAATTGGCCGGCGACGGCatgagaggagacatgaaaatgCAAAGGCAAGGCCTGGATCTTTAATAAAGCCTGTGGAGCCTCCAAGTTCTGCCCTACAGCGCAACGGTCCAGAATGTGTGTCTTCTCCCAGTAGCTCCAGTGCCTCTGTTttggcagacagagaacaggtgTCTACGTCAGATGAACATGGAGAATTACAGGGTGGTCACACTTGCAAGTATTGCAAAAAGGTTTTTAGCACGCATACAAACATGCGACGACATCAGCGCAGGATCCACGAGCGCCATCTTCGGCTCAAAGGTAAGGAAGCCCCACTGTTGCAGGAAGCAAAACATCTAAAGCTACCCCCTATTAAATCTCAACAGGATACCAACAAAGCAAGCCCAGTAGCAGTTCTTGAGATCGAAAGTGACCAAGAGGAGCAATATATGCTGGATATCTCTGGTAACATCTCTGAGAACCTCAGCTTTTATATAGATGGGAAGATTGTATCAACAAGCACTGTCAGCGGCTGTGAGGTAGTTGAAGTTAACTCTGGATCTGCTACTTTAGTCGGACTAAATGCTGTGATTATTAATCCTGCCCAGATCAGTCAGGCTCTTAAAGTAGAGACGGCTACTCACACAGGAAAAGGGATACCTGGTCAACCCTTGACAAAAAGAAGAACTGCCACACCACCTCTTCTACCCCAAATCAAAACGGAACTAGAATCGGAAGTTTTGTCCTCTTCTTCATCATCAATTGTGTCATCTTTGATAGAAAGTCTCATTCCTCAGAACACAGAGTCTACTATCCTTcatagagagagaacagtttatctGTCACCTAAGCTGAAACAGCTCTTACAGATGCAAGATTGCCTCAAACCCAGCTTTGCCCTGATCACAGAAGGCCAGAAGCTGTGTTCACCACTTTCCCTGACTGTCCTCCCAGCAGGATTGGGGAGGTTTAAAAGAAGGACCGGATCTCCCCCAAACTCACCACAACAAAGCCCTATGTCGAATGTTGAAAGCACAACAACCGATGTGGGTGTTTCTATTGCTGTCAATGCCCCAACGTCAGAGAGCCAATGCAGTTCACCCGCATGCAGTTTATCCAGCAATGATGAGAGTGAGATCTCCAACAGTCCACCAGTAAACGATGCAATAACAACTCGTGTCTTGCCAGAGGGATGGTCCCCAATGAGTGGGGGTTGTTCCTGCAACCAGCAACCTTTGGACCTCTCAAATGCTGTCAAGAAAAGTGAAGACGAAGCCCTGCGGGAAGCTGTGTTGGACTTGAGTGTGCACAGAAAGAGTGCAGATTCGGAAGTAAAGAGAATTTTAGTTCCACAGCCCTTAAATAAAAAGAGGAAGCCAAACACCAGCATGTTGGAGAAGGTGCTGATGAATGAGTACGCAAACCTAGAGGTTGCTGCAGAGCAAGAATTAAGTATATTAGAAAATCATGATGCACCGTTAGTTACAGACTTTGCCATAGTTACTGCTTCGGATATGTCACCTGCTACTGAAGGCGAGGTGTTCGGATTAACTTTTCCCTCTGCAGCACTTAGTCCATCCCCTTCCTCTCTAGCTTCAGTCCCCAGGCAATCGATCTCACCATGCACCATAGCACTTGCTTCCCCATCTCCACATCCAATCTTACCCACTGCTCCGTCACTAATTACTGTTTTAGCACCACCAACATCTTCCTCTAGCAATTCCACAAATCAACCTATCCTTCAAGTATTGGCCTCTAAAATATCTCCTAATCCTTTAATAATCTGCACAGAAGATTCATTGAATTCAGCTGAGTGTGAGTGGAGAGCTGCTTTGCCAGATTGGGCTACCTCTAATTCTGCAAGCCAACTTGCCATCTCTAAACCCCTTGACCCAACTCTCAATCTACAAGGGCATGTGTTTCTCACAGATCACACTTTAAATCAAATAGCTCTGAACACTACCACAGTTGAATCCAACATTGGATTTGAAGTGCCAACATGCTCTCCAGCTTTAACTCTAAACGATTCCATTATCAACTCCTTTGACATTACTAGTAATACTGTTTTAATTGAATGCACAGTTGCTCTTGAAACCCCAGAGAACCTTGTCCCTACCACAATTGATTTCCAAGAGAATAATTTTGAATCCACAGCACCTGCGCAAATTGTCATAAATCAGCAGCAGCCTCTGTCCTTGCCTCATGAAACCGTTGACCCTTCTATTTTAGTATCTTCTTTAGAGCAATCGGTTACCCTTTCAACGCTGTCTGCAGTCATATCTGAATGTCCAACTCGTCAAGAATCCATTTCCTCCCCTGTTCCTTCCATTATTAAAACGGAATCAAACCAAAAGGCAGTATCGGAGGACATATCTATCTGCCCCTCTAAAACGCCACCTCACTCTGAGGGCACAAGTCAAGTGGAAGAATCCTCAAATGAGACCCTCTCCAAGCTACAAGAGACTTTCACTAAGGAATTCATATGCAATGTATGTGATAAGCTTTTTCATTCAATGAAGGAACTGGGTCATCATGTAAGTGAGCATTCTGATGAATGGCCATACAAATGTGAGTTCTGTGTGCTACTCTTTGGAAAGCCCACGGCATTGCTTGATCACAGGTCAACCCTCCATGGCGTCGGCAAGAGCTATGTTTGCTGCGCATGTACAAAGGAATTTGCTTATCTTTGCAACCTGAAACATCATCAAAAGGAGTTGCACCCTGGCCAGGAATGCAAATACACAGAAGAAGAAAATGGCAAGCTACGACCCCAGAACTATAACAATGCAACAAAAGGTAGCACAGAGGCTTTGTCCTACTGTGCCATGGCGGAGTCCAATAAACCGGTCATAAAAGATGAGGGAGAATTAGATGACGCTACTGAGGAACTCTTTACCACAATAAAGATAATGGCTTCTGAGGGAGGCAAACCCAAAGGCCTGGATGTTTGCCTTGGCATCAACCAACACTATCCCAGTTTTAAGCCGCCTCCGTTTCCATATCACAACCGGACACCTGTTGGCTCTGTAGCCTCAGCTACCAACTTCACCACCCACAACATCCCACAAACCTTCAGCACTGCTATCCGATGCACTAAATGTGGCAAAAGCTTTGATAACATGCCAGAGCTGCACAAACACATTCTTGCCTGTGCAAATGCCAGTGACAAAAGACGCTACACACCCAATAAGAACCCCATTCCTCTTCGTCACTTTGCAAAAGCCCAAAATGGAGTACTGTCCTCTACTAATTCCACAAATGGCCAAAATGCTCTACACACGGCAAGTCAAACAAATCGTCCCAAACTCAATCAGGAGCCACCTGCCAAGTTGAAGCTTAATGCACTCAACAAAAGGAAAAAACAGCTGGTACAAAGGGCCATTTCACAGAGGAGTAAGTCCACCTCTTTGACAAAGAGAACCTCTTCTCTAGTCGATGAGCAAGAGATCTATGTCTGTCCGCATTGCATTAGAGAATTCACATACCGCCGCAGCCGGACCAAGCACATGGCCGTCTGCCCCAGGAAACCTGCAGCCAAAGAGGCCAAGAAAAGAAAAGATGGCAGTATCTCTTACACTAAGGAAAATAACGGCCACCTTCACAGAGAAGTCCTTCATTTGGAAGAGAAATCTGATCATGAACAGAAAAGCAGAGCCCATAGTTCAAGTCCAACAAAGAGGACAGCCATATTACCAGCTCATAAAGTCCTGTCAAACAAAAAAAGCAAAGCCATCATTGCAATGGCAAGTGTCCAAACACCGCAGGAGGCACCCAAACTGACTGCACTGTCTCTTGTTCACCCTTTCAACTCCCGACAACGTCAAGGCAGTAGGATGCACCATGGTGTTAAGGAAATTCGTTCTAACATTACAATGGTGAAATCCCACCAACAACCACCACAGGTGGATGAGCACCCCTGCAGTCAGAGTGGAAGGGTGAGGGGACCAGTGACCCGCAGTCTACAGCAGATTGTCGTCATAGATTCAGCAAAGGAAGAACAGCTGACCAGTCAGGAGCCACCAGGGGATCTGCAG GATCCTTCAATTTGA